A window of the Gossypium hirsutum isolate 1008001.06 chromosome A03, Gossypium_hirsutum_v2.1, whole genome shotgun sequence genome harbors these coding sequences:
- the LOC107963702 gene encoding LOW QUALITY PROTEIN: labd-13Z-ene-9,15,16-triol synthase, chloroplastic (The sequence of the model RefSeq protein was modified relative to this genomic sequence to represent the inferred CDS: inserted 1 base in 1 codon; substituted 1 base at 1 genomic stop codon) encodes MFQTAYSLLSWLLNGGNQKDGFLPAAFPFLVAMLGLSLWYLFLKARKPMAPLPPGPRGLPVVGYIPFLGFDNLHLVFTELAGVYGPIYKLWLGNKLIVVISSPSLVKEVVRDHDIAFSEREPPIAAQIITYGSNDIAFDSYSNPSWKNKRKILASDMLSNANLNICYDLRREKVMKMVGDVYENVGKPIDVGELAFRTLVSLIGNMVWGGEIQGEQRTIVESQFKKIFAEIMVLLGKPNISDIFPSIAWFDIQGIERGMKKIRQSFNEFLDSVIEERXEEGNGXTKSDVLQMLLDLHKNQDSPSSLTMNQIKGILVNIVVAGTDTTSGSTEWAMSELMQHPEIMEKVKKELNDVIGVNNTVEEFHLPNLRYLNAVIKETFRLHPVLPLLVPRCSARSLTMGGYTIPKGSRVFLNTWSIHRDPNIWDNPMKFQPERFLNDPGKLDFRGNDFRYLPFGSGRRKCPGINLGEKMLSFILASLLHSFEWKLPQGEKVDLSGKFGIIMGKKNPLHLIPTPRLTDLELYKRKS; translated from the exons ATGTTCCAAACAGCTTACAGCTTGCTTTCATGGCTGTTGAATGGTGGCAACCAGAAAGATGGATTCTTACCAGCAGCTTTCCCATTTCTGGTTGCCATGTTGGGGCTTTCACTCTGGTACCTATTTCTAAAGGCAAGGAAACCGATGGCTCCATTACCGCCTGGTCCCCGTGGGTTGCCAGTAGTGGGGTATATTCCATTTCTTGGATTCGATAATCTCCATCTGGTCTTTACGGAGTTGGCCGGAGTTTACGGTCCTATCTACAAACTTTGGCTTGGAAACAAGCTAATCGTCGTAATTAGCTCTCCATCGCTTGTAAAAGAAGTGGTTCGTGACCATGATATAGCCTTTTCAGAGCGAGAACCTCCCATTGCTGCACAGATTATTACCTACGGCTCCAATGATATTGCATTCGACTCTTACAGCAATCCCAGCTGGAAAAACAAGCGCAAAATTCTCGCATCCGATATGCTTAGCAACGCTAATCTTAATATCTGTTATGATCTACGGCGAGAAAAAGTGATGAAAATGGTGGGGGATGTGTATGAAAATGTTGGTAAGCCGATTGATGTCGGTGAATTGGCATTTCGTACGTTAGTCAGTTTGATCGGCAACATGGTGTGGGGAGGCGAAATCCAAGGAGAGCAAAGGACTATCGTGGAGAGTCAGTTCAAAAAGATTTTTGCAGAGATAATGGTGTTATTGGGAAAACCAAACATTTCCGATATTTTTCCATCGATTGCTTGGTTTGACATACAAGGCATTGAGAGGGGAATGAAGAAAATCCGTCAATCGTTCAATGAATTTTTGGATTCAGTGATTGAAGAAA ATGAAGAAGGAAACGGGTGAACAAAATCTGATGTGTTACAGATGCTCTTGGATTTACATAAGAACCAAGATAGCCCTTCATCACTTACAATGAATCAAATCAAGGGTATCCTAGTA AACATTGTGGTAGCTGGAACAGATACTACTTCGGGTTCAACAGAGTGGGCAATGTCAGAGCTGATGCAACATCCAGAAATAATGGAGAAAGTGAAGAAAGAATTAAATGATGTCATTGGGGTAAACAACACTGTTGAAGAGTTTCACTTGCCTAATTTAAGATACCTAAATGCAGTGATAAAGGAAACCTTCCGATTACATCCAGTATTGCCGCTCCTTGTTCCCCGATGTTCAGCCCGATCGCTCACTATGGGTGGCTATACCATACCAAAGGGTAGTAGGGTGTTCCTAAATACGTGGTCCATTCACAGGGACCCTAATATTTGGGACAATCCTATGAAATTTCAACCTGAGAGGTTTTTAAATGATCCTGGAAAATTAGATTTCCGTGGAAATGATTTTCGGTATTTACCGTTCGGGTCCGGAAGGAGAAAGTGTCCAGGCATTAACTTGGGGGAGAAGATGTTATCTTTCATATTGGCATCATTGCTGCATTCTTTTGAGTGGAAATTGCCCCAAGGCGAAAAGGTTGACCTTTCTGGTAAATTTGGAATCATTATGGGTAAAAAGAACCCTTTACATCTGATTCCCACACCAAGATTAACTGATCTTGAGCTTTACAAAAGAAAATCGTAA